A section of the Rubritalea squalenifaciens DSM 18772 genome encodes:
- a CDS encoding DUF2288 domain-containing protein, whose protein sequence is MSSEQPDKLNYGILGDDGMTNEEKIAKYTGDVDWEYLKPHYKTGAMIYVDPSLDLKEVAKAFTDDDKAKVEAWLKKADLVKPSHLHADWWEHDNSRFNAVVVNPFVLAQPLQES, encoded by the coding sequence ATGAGCTCAGAGCAACCAGACAAACTCAACTATGGTATTCTCGGTGACGATGGAATGACCAACGAAGAGAAGATCGCCAAATACACTGGCGACGTCGACTGGGAGTATCTCAAGCCACATTACAAGACTGGGGCCATGATCTATGTCGATCCCAGCCTGGACCTCAAAGAGGTCGCTAAAGCCTTCACTGATGATGACAAGGCCAAGGTAGAAGCCTGGCTGAAAAAAGCCGACCTCGTCAAACCATCTCACCTGCACGCCGATTGGTGGGAGCACGATAACAGCCGCTTCAATGCGGTGGTCGTGAATCCATTCGTCTTGGCGCAGCCCTTACAAGAGTCCTAA
- a CDS encoding FG-GAP repeat domain-containing protein, translated as MDILSGCYAAKGVKPMTGYFYVLWGEDGGKFSAPIPLKGEDDKPLLIDEESNVERICTRPTAVDWDGDGDLDLIVGNFKGTFYLIRGEGKGAFANKAEPVMADGAALKISGVHSDPICADIDGDGDLDLLSGSSSGGVQWAENTAGPGKEITLKAFKWLIEPTKISQVWSDDISGGPAGSTRVFADDVNGDGKLDILVGDQVTVNELASGATREDAQRKFDEMAELRSKLQKGTGEERAALMKEYRDISNSMSKVVKSNRTGHVWLYLGK; from the coding sequence ATGGACATCCTTTCCGGCTGCTACGCGGCCAAAGGTGTAAAGCCGATGACTGGCTATTTTTATGTCCTGTGGGGAGAAGACGGTGGAAAGTTCTCTGCTCCTATCCCGCTGAAAGGGGAAGATGACAAGCCCCTCTTGATTGACGAGGAGAGTAACGTGGAGCGTATTTGTACCCGTCCAACAGCAGTTGATTGGGACGGTGATGGAGATTTAGACCTGATTGTAGGTAATTTTAAAGGGACGTTCTACCTCATCAGAGGTGAGGGCAAAGGAGCATTTGCCAATAAGGCAGAGCCTGTCATGGCAGATGGGGCAGCATTGAAAATCTCCGGCGTTCATTCCGATCCAATCTGTGCGGATATTGATGGAGATGGTGATTTGGATCTTTTGTCTGGCTCATCCTCAGGTGGTGTCCAATGGGCCGAGAATACGGCAGGTCCGGGCAAGGAGATCACGCTTAAAGCATTCAAATGGCTGATTGAGCCTACGAAAATCAGTCAGGTCTGGTCAGATGACATTTCCGGTGGGCCTGCGGGATCTACACGAGTCTTTGCGGACGATGTGAATGGTGATGGGAAACTCGATATCCTAGTGGGAGATCAAGTGACGGTCAACGAGCTAGCCAGTGGTGCTACCCGTGAAGACGCCCAGCGCAAGTTTGATGAGATGGCTGAGTTGCGTTCCAAACTACAGAAAGGAACTGGCGAGGAGAGAGCTGCTCTCATGAAAGAATATAGAGACATCAGCAACAGTATGTCTAAGGTGGTGAAAAGTAACCGCACTGGACATGTATGGCTCTACCTAGGGAAGTAA
- a CDS encoding Gfo/Idh/MocA family protein, giving the protein MEKIRMGMIGGGRGAFIGAVHRIAAAIDQQIELVCGAFSSDPQRSKDSGADLGLSPDRCYGTYAEMMEKENALPADQRMQFVAIVTPNHVHFPAAKAALEAGFHVLCDKPATLNLQEAKELKPIIEKSGKLFGLTHTYTGYPMVKQARHLVANGHLGDIRKVVVEYPQGWLAEAIESEDQKQAAWRTDPSKSGAAGAMGDIGTHAENLAEVISGLHIDELAADLTAFVPGRRLDDDGNVLLRFEGGAKGVLHASQIAVGEENNLAIRVWGTKAGLEWHQNEPNSLYVKYNDRPTEIYRTGQGYLCEAAQAGTRTPPAHPEGYLEAFANLYLNFSNHIRAIEAGETPSEVAKDYPTIDDGIRGMAFIEAVVASSAKNAAWTKLDC; this is encoded by the coding sequence ATGGAAAAAATTAGAATGGGAATGATCGGTGGAGGCCGTGGAGCTTTCATCGGTGCCGTACACCGCATCGCTGCCGCGATCGACCAGCAGATCGAACTCGTCTGTGGAGCCTTCTCCTCAGACCCTCAGCGTTCCAAAGACTCCGGAGCAGACCTTGGGCTATCCCCAGACCGTTGCTACGGCACTTACGCAGAGATGATGGAAAAGGAAAACGCACTGCCTGCTGATCAGCGCATGCAGTTCGTAGCCATCGTGACTCCGAACCACGTCCACTTCCCCGCTGCCAAAGCAGCTCTCGAAGCTGGCTTCCACGTACTCTGCGACAAGCCAGCGACCCTCAACCTCCAGGAAGCCAAGGAACTGAAGCCAATCATTGAGAAATCCGGCAAACTCTTCGGCCTCACCCACACCTACACAGGTTACCCGATGGTCAAGCAGGCTCGTCACCTGGTTGCCAACGGTCATCTTGGTGATATCCGCAAAGTCGTCGTGGAGTACCCACAGGGCTGGCTTGCAGAAGCCATTGAGAGTGAAGATCAGAAGCAGGCCGCCTGGCGTACCGACCCATCCAAGTCTGGCGCCGCGGGTGCCATGGGTGACATCGGCACCCACGCCGAGAACCTCGCCGAGGTCATCTCAGGCCTCCACATTGACGAGCTCGCTGCCGACTTGACCGCCTTTGTCCCGGGACGCCGCCTCGATGATGACGGCAATGTGCTCCTTCGCTTCGAAGGTGGAGCCAAGGGTGTTTTACACGCCTCACAGATCGCCGTAGGTGAAGAGAACAATCTAGCCATCCGTGTCTGGGGTACCAAGGCGGGTCTTGAATGGCACCAGAACGAGCCAAACTCACTCTATGTGAAGTACAATGACCGCCCTACTGAGATCTACCGTACCGGCCAGGGTTACCTCTGCGAAGCTGCCCAAGCAGGCACTCGCACACCGCCCGCTCACCCGGAAGGGTATCTCGAGGCATTCGCCAACCTTTACCTGAATTTCTCCAACCACATTCGTGCGATCGAAGCCGGAGAAACCCCAAGTGAAGTCGCCAAGGATTACCCGACCATCGACGATGGTATCCGCGGTATGGCCTTCATCGAAGCAGTCGTGGCCTCCAGTGCGAAGAATGCAGCCTGGACCAAGCTCGACTGCTAA
- a CDS encoding sugar phosphate isomerase/epimerase family protein, protein MRPITLFTGQWADLPLAELLPKLKEMGYDGVELACWGDHFDVDKALADDSYVTEKWALLESHGMTCYAISNHLVGQAICDNIDERHKAILPPSVWGDGEPEGVRQRAAEHMANAARACRKFMDAKPNKDDVLAPVVNGFTGSSIWHAVYSFPPTSQEYIQNGFDDFAKRFLPILDVFEECDVNFALEVHPTEIAFDIASAHRALAAVGHHKRFGFNYDPSHFVYQGVDYIRFIREFPDRIYHAHMKDAWFGHGDGTVGVFGGHTEFGDPSRFWDFRSIGRGDVKFGEVITALTDIRYFGPLSVEWEDTRMDRFHGAKESYEYLRKLDFPVNEDGLFDSAFDNSKQG, encoded by the coding sequence ATGAGACCAATCACACTTTTCACAGGACAATGGGCCGACCTTCCTCTCGCCGAGCTACTACCGAAGCTCAAGGAAATGGGCTATGACGGTGTAGAACTCGCCTGCTGGGGCGACCACTTCGATGTAGATAAGGCACTTGCCGACGATTCCTACGTCACTGAAAAGTGGGCCCTGCTCGAGTCCCACGGCATGACTTGCTACGCCATCTCCAACCATCTGGTAGGCCAGGCTATTTGCGACAATATCGATGAGCGCCACAAGGCCATCCTTCCCCCATCCGTCTGGGGTGATGGTGAGCCTGAAGGTGTACGTCAACGTGCGGCAGAGCACATGGCGAATGCAGCTCGCGCCTGCCGCAAGTTCATGGATGCCAAGCCTAACAAGGACGATGTTCTTGCTCCAGTAGTGAACGGCTTCACTGGTTCCTCCATCTGGCACGCAGTCTACTCTTTCCCACCGACATCCCAAGAGTATATCCAGAATGGATTCGACGATTTTGCCAAGCGCTTCCTCCCTATCCTTGATGTCTTTGAGGAATGCGACGTCAACTTCGCCCTCGAAGTTCACCCGACAGAGATCGCTTTCGACATCGCTTCTGCCCATCGTGCACTTGCTGCAGTAGGCCACCATAAGCGCTTTGGCTTCAACTACGATCCATCTCACTTCGTCTATCAGGGTGTCGACTACATCCGCTTCATCCGTGAATTCCCAGACCGCATCTACCACGCCCACATGAAGGATGCCTGGTTCGGTCATGGTGACGGCACAGTAGGTGTCTTCGGCGGTCACACAGAGTTTGGCGATCCATCCCGCTTCTGGGATTTCCGCTCCATCGGCCGTGGTGATGTGAAATTCGGTGAAGTCATTACCGCCCTTACAGACATCCGCTATTTCGGACCACTTTCTGTAGAGTGGGAAGACACCCGCATGGACCGCTTCCACGGTGCCAAGGAATCCTACGAGTATCTTCGCAAACTCGACTTCCCGGTAAACGAGGACGGTCTCTTTGACTCAGCATTCGATAACTCAAAACAAGGCTAA
- a CDS encoding xylulokinase translates to MYLGLDCSTQSLSAIIIDAENGEIIHETSVNFEQDLSQYKTTHGFVRGTEPDEFFSDPLMWVDALDLLFRRMQEQNAPLHRVKVISGSGQQHATVYLKDCFHSSLATLTPNLSLREQLIGCFSRPVSPIWLDGSTRRECNEIIEAIGGNEVSISTTGSAVTPRFSAAQIRKYSRQYSERWDETTTIHLASSFLASILCGKSVAIDYGDGAGMNLMNLETLSWDPTMANATHEGTLDRLPPLAATTTIAGKISSYFSSKYGFSPNTQCCLWSGDNPCSLVGMGVVRPGTWIISLGTSFTLFSALKEPHTDPQGYGHVFGNPIGGYMALSCFKNGALACVALKEHLGISWEEFDQALHKLPSEDEIPALPFYETEITPPARAVDQSSTTPRTLVDGQFLNMKHHSEWLGELPETILVTGGVSRSNSVCQTIANIFQRPVQRISTSSSASLGAALIAAHTDGHDIDFLTELFCDPSSKFCEPNPTVCETYEKLTQKFLASLSDHLKE, encoded by the coding sequence ATGTACTTAGGTCTCGATTGCTCTACACAAAGTCTCTCAGCCATCATCATTGATGCTGAAAATGGAGAGATCATCCATGAGACTTCGGTCAACTTTGAGCAAGATCTATCACAGTACAAAACGACTCACGGCTTCGTGCGCGGCACAGAGCCCGATGAGTTCTTCTCAGACCCGCTCATGTGGGTTGACGCCCTTGATCTTCTGTTCCGCCGTATGCAGGAACAAAACGCCCCGCTTCACCGGGTTAAGGTGATTTCAGGCTCAGGCCAACAGCATGCCACCGTTTACCTGAAGGATTGCTTCCACTCATCCCTCGCCACTCTCACCCCTAATCTTTCACTCAGAGAACAACTCATCGGCTGTTTCTCTCGACCTGTATCCCCCATTTGGCTGGACGGCTCCACACGCCGTGAGTGCAATGAAATCATCGAAGCCATAGGCGGCAATGAGGTTTCTATCAGCACAACTGGCTCTGCCGTCACCCCGCGATTTTCGGCTGCCCAGATTCGTAAATATTCACGTCAATACAGCGAGCGCTGGGATGAGACGACCACGATTCACCTGGCCTCATCATTTCTCGCCTCGATTCTCTGTGGCAAGTCAGTAGCCATCGACTACGGAGACGGCGCCGGGATGAACCTGATGAACCTGGAAACTCTTAGCTGGGATCCCACTATGGCCAATGCGACTCATGAGGGAACATTGGATCGCCTTCCTCCACTGGCGGCCACCACTACCATCGCAGGAAAGATCTCTTCCTACTTTTCTTCCAAATATGGATTCTCCCCCAACACTCAATGTTGTCTGTGGTCAGGAGACAACCCATGCTCATTGGTAGGTATGGGCGTTGTCAGACCTGGCACGTGGATCATATCCCTAGGAACGTCATTCACTCTGTTCTCCGCACTGAAGGAACCGCATACAGACCCGCAAGGTTACGGTCATGTCTTTGGAAATCCAATCGGCGGCTACATGGCTCTCTCATGTTTTAAAAACGGAGCTCTAGCCTGCGTTGCCCTGAAAGAGCATTTGGGCATTTCCTGGGAAGAGTTTGACCAAGCTCTACATAAGCTTCCCAGCGAGGACGAGATACCCGCTCTCCCTTTCTACGAAACCGAAATCACACCTCCGGCGAGAGCCGTTGATCAAAGTTCGACTACGCCACGCACTCTGGTCGATGGACAATTTCTCAATATGAAGCATCACTCGGAGTGGCTGGGTGAGCTACCTGAGACCATCTTGGTCACAGGTGGAGTCTCACGTAGCAACTCAGTCTGCCAGACAATCGCCAATATCTTCCAGCGACCCGTGCAAAGAATCTCTACATCTTCCTCTGCCTCACTGGGGGCCGCCCTCATCGCCGCGCACACGGATGGCCATGACATCGACTTTCTCACAGAACTCTTCTGTGACCCTTCCTCTAAATTCTGCGAACCAAACCCGACCGTTTGCGAAACCTACGAAAAACTTACTCAGAAATTCCTCGCATCCCTCTCCGATCACCTTAAAGAATAA
- a CDS encoding MFS transporter, producing MDTQLTEKERKTLFWACFLSLAAAGFGFAFRVLKGGEYGGQLGLDNHEVGQIFGASLWPIAITMIGFSLIIDKTGYKWPMFGAFVLQLISAVGTCFATSYAQLYGYAILAGLGHGIIECVINPVTASIYNKQKTKMLTILHAAWPCGIVASGLLIISTSKLPWGYHSLWMAIPVVIYGVLFLKSKFPVDERVKAGVPYMEMLKQVGFLSAALASFLLIFEIGNQTAKLTTWELPANWFYISLGAGAAVGLLFGAVTKSIGKPLFFLMCLLMIPLATAELGTDQWISKLMRPVLEGMDVNPGFALVISAGIMMFFRFFAGNVLKFFSPPALLAISGILSAAGLIWLSSATSVAIFIAFVLYALGQTYYWPCVLGFVAERYPRGGALTLNTVSAIGLLSVGIIGGQLLGIAFDKSIHDGMTKDQPALVQQTEQDKNFLWMHNKTIDAKKFNTVVDELPETEKETAKADFTANDKKAGRDVLKYAAQFPIVLAIAFGFIALYFKSRGGYKPVELEASWE from the coding sequence ATGGACACACAACTAACGGAAAAAGAACGTAAAACGCTCTTCTGGGCATGCTTCCTCTCTCTCGCTGCTGCCGGCTTTGGCTTTGCATTCAGGGTATTAAAAGGTGGAGAGTATGGAGGACAACTAGGACTCGACAACCATGAGGTAGGGCAAATCTTCGGGGCTTCTCTCTGGCCAATCGCCATCACAATGATTGGCTTCAGTTTAATCATCGATAAAACGGGCTATAAATGGCCGATGTTTGGTGCATTTGTGTTACAACTCATTTCAGCTGTAGGTACCTGTTTCGCAACCAGCTATGCACAACTATACGGATATGCAATTCTAGCGGGCTTAGGCCATGGTATCATTGAATGTGTTATCAACCCTGTAACAGCAAGCATCTACAACAAACAAAAAACTAAGATGTTAACCATTCTCCACGCAGCTTGGCCGTGTGGTATTGTAGCATCAGGTTTACTCATCATCTCCACCAGTAAGCTACCATGGGGATACCACTCATTGTGGATGGCGATCCCTGTCGTAATCTATGGTGTCTTATTCTTGAAATCCAAGTTCCCTGTCGATGAACGCGTTAAGGCTGGTGTCCCATACATGGAGATGCTCAAGCAAGTCGGCTTCCTTAGTGCAGCCCTTGCTTCATTCCTTCTTATTTTTGAAATAGGTAATCAGACAGCCAAGCTCACGACATGGGAACTTCCTGCTAACTGGTTCTATATCAGTCTTGGTGCAGGAGCTGCTGTAGGCCTTCTCTTTGGAGCAGTCACCAAATCTATTGGCAAGCCTCTATTTTTCCTTATGTGCTTGCTCATGATACCTCTCGCAACAGCAGAGCTCGGTACAGACCAGTGGATCAGCAAACTAATGAGACCTGTACTTGAGGGTATGGATGTAAATCCAGGTTTCGCTCTGGTCATCTCTGCAGGCATTATGATGTTCTTCCGCTTCTTCGCGGGTAACGTACTGAAGTTCTTTTCACCGCCAGCACTACTTGCCATCAGTGGCATCCTGTCCGCTGCTGGCCTCATTTGGCTCTCCTCTGCCACGAGCGTAGCTATTTTCATTGCATTCGTTCTCTATGCACTGGGTCAAACCTATTACTGGCCATGTGTACTTGGCTTCGTAGCTGAGAGATACCCTCGCGGGGGTGCTCTCACCCTGAATACAGTTTCAGCTATTGGTCTCCTATCTGTAGGAATTATAGGCGGCCAGCTACTGGGAATTGCTTTCGATAAATCTATTCACGATGGTATGACTAAAGATCAGCCTGCACTCGTGCAGCAGACAGAGCAGGATAAAAATTTCCTCTGGATGCACAACAAAACGATCGATGCGAAGAAATTCAATACTGTAGTAGATGAGCTTCCTGAAACTGAGAAAGAAACAGCCAAAGCTGATTTCACTGCAAATGATAAAAAAGCAGGTAGAGATGTGCTCAAGTATGCAGCACAGTTCCCTATCGTGCTAGCAATTGCATTCGGCTTCATTGCCCTCTACTTCAAGTCTCGCGGTGGATACAAGCCAGTAGAACTCGAAGCCAGCTGGGAATAA
- a CDS encoding AraC family transcriptional regulator: MTEIEGISGNPRVVEFLEKLQPGQIAPVLFQAMPDVIFWIKDKEGIIIFVNDAFVREMGKRTASEVVGKTDRDLSPSELVAIYEADDLHVMTTGEAIWNKTELISNSSGGVEWRATSKVPLYDREGVLIGTAGLARKVGVDEGLPVPTQHRDIASIIGAIYKTVDRDVKVSDLAEAAGMSVSTLERTFKEHMGTTPKQFIIQAKISTACERLLGSQMSVKEVGASVGYTDHANFTRGFRKIMNMSPTEYRRSYKRK, translated from the coding sequence ATGACAGAGATCGAGGGAATATCAGGCAATCCAAGGGTGGTAGAATTTTTGGAGAAACTGCAACCGGGGCAGATTGCGCCGGTATTGTTCCAGGCTATGCCTGATGTGATCTTCTGGATTAAGGATAAGGAAGGGATCATCATTTTTGTGAATGATGCCTTTGTTAGGGAGATGGGGAAAAGGACTGCCAGTGAGGTGGTTGGGAAGACGGATCGAGATCTGTCGCCAAGTGAGTTGGTGGCTATTTATGAGGCTGACGACCTTCACGTGATGACGACAGGAGAGGCTATCTGGAATAAAACTGAGCTCATCAGTAATTCATCTGGAGGAGTCGAGTGGCGTGCCACGAGTAAGGTTCCGCTCTATGACCGTGAGGGAGTTCTGATTGGTACTGCTGGACTTGCGCGAAAAGTCGGTGTGGATGAAGGTCTGCCAGTGCCTACCCAGCACCGAGATATCGCTTCCATTATCGGGGCTATCTATAAGACTGTTGACCGTGATGTGAAAGTTAGCGATCTGGCAGAGGCCGCGGGAATGTCCGTAAGTACTCTGGAGAGAACTTTCAAGGAACACATGGGGACCACGCCCAAGCAGTTTATCATTCAGGCAAAGATTTCTACGGCATGCGAGCGCTTGCTGGGCTCCCAGATGAGTGTGAAGGAGGTGGGGGCTAGTGTGGGCTACACGGATCATGCCAATTTTACCCGAGGCTTCCGCAAGATCATGAACATGAGCCCGACCGAATACAGGCGTTCCTACAAACGTAAATAG
- the hrpB gene encoding ATP-dependent helicase HrpB, with amino-acid sequence MGDLPVYEVREALLKSLGEEKQARILLRAPTGSGKSTAVPLMLLDSGLVDGMIVVVQPRRIAARMLARRVSSVRGVKLGREIGYVVRHDNKMSEHTRVVYVTDGVLQRWLNEAGNLRGVGAVLFDEFHERRLPSDLCLAHCLDLQEGARPDLKVAVMSATLEVAGLEKYLAPCELIEAGGRTFSVEIAYRAPQVVTKRGGNSREGIWDRAAVAVKEVIKDSDCGHVLVFMPGVYEIRRTVELIERASWSQGWKALPLYSALSPEKQDEAVYGETGKKIIVSTNVAETSLTIDGVRTVIDAGLARVSHYDPLRGVDTLLIQKISRASAEQRAGRAGRTAPGRCIRLWSESEHGRREAFELPEVQRVDLAETILELKAWGERDVMGFRWLDKPKEESVAEAEEMLRELKAIDREGELSEEGKRMAKLGLHPRYAHLLLAADRESCVAEAAFAAASVQGEGIFVRKGGSEFGRNAFVYDEDGSDFESEWRAFDSARRMNFDPRRCNDLGISGRGSREVMMNLEQLRAVCKRAGLNWHEVDFSKNQEAFSRTMLAAFSDRLAIRLNKGTLACRLSGGRKGKLDAESAVKGQEVFLVTEMREVDGKEVVVYLNRCVGVTLDAVKKMFPDDFREVDQAVYDETIRRVVRRSETRFRDLVITSKDGGEPDAEAAAFLLAERVANGELKLKKWGAEAEQWIARLLCLRDWMPELELPGFDEEDRAIAFEQICEGALGYKDIKDREVMPALRGWLSAAQTAALDAYAPVKIKLANGQMTKVRYEVGKPPAISMQVQRLFGVKESPSLAGGAVKVLVNICAPNQRPWQMTQDLAGFWESGFEQMRKDLGGRYPKHKWTLD; translated from the coding sequence ATGGGCGATCTGCCAGTGTATGAGGTGAGGGAGGCTTTGCTAAAGTCTCTTGGTGAAGAAAAGCAGGCTCGTATCCTGCTGCGTGCTCCTACGGGGTCAGGTAAATCAACGGCCGTGCCCTTGATGTTGTTAGATAGTGGGCTGGTTGATGGGATGATTGTCGTGGTGCAGCCTCGCCGCATTGCGGCCCGCATGCTGGCTAGGCGAGTCTCATCGGTGAGGGGAGTAAAGCTCGGTAGGGAAATCGGTTATGTGGTGCGGCATGATAACAAAATGAGCGAGCATACCCGTGTGGTGTATGTGACCGATGGTGTGCTGCAGCGCTGGTTGAATGAAGCTGGAAATCTGCGCGGCGTAGGTGCTGTGCTATTTGATGAATTCCATGAGCGCAGGCTACCAAGTGATCTCTGTTTGGCACATTGCTTGGATCTTCAGGAGGGGGCTAGGCCTGATCTTAAGGTTGCTGTGATGTCTGCGACTTTAGAGGTGGCTGGGCTGGAAAAGTATTTGGCACCTTGTGAGCTGATAGAGGCTGGCGGAAGGACATTTTCCGTGGAGATTGCTTATCGGGCTCCTCAGGTGGTCACGAAACGGGGAGGTAATAGCCGGGAAGGTATCTGGGATAGGGCTGCTGTCGCCGTAAAAGAGGTGATCAAGGACAGTGACTGTGGTCATGTGCTGGTCTTTATGCCGGGGGTTTACGAGATTCGTAGGACTGTCGAGTTGATTGAGCGAGCCTCATGGAGTCAAGGCTGGAAGGCGCTTCCGCTATACAGTGCCTTGAGTCCTGAAAAGCAAGATGAAGCCGTTTATGGTGAGACGGGTAAAAAGATCATCGTTTCTACGAATGTGGCTGAGACATCCTTGACCATTGATGGAGTGAGGACGGTAATAGATGCGGGGCTTGCCAGAGTCTCACATTATGATCCTTTACGCGGTGTAGATACGCTTTTGATACAAAAGATTTCGCGTGCCAGCGCCGAGCAGAGAGCGGGTCGTGCTGGTCGTACTGCTCCTGGACGATGCATTCGCCTGTGGAGTGAGTCAGAGCATGGTAGGCGCGAGGCCTTTGAATTGCCCGAGGTACAGCGCGTAGATCTGGCGGAGACCATTCTTGAACTCAAGGCCTGGGGTGAGAGAGATGTCATGGGCTTTCGCTGGCTGGATAAACCCAAAGAGGAATCAGTGGCGGAAGCTGAGGAGATGTTGCGGGAGCTGAAAGCTATTGATCGTGAGGGGGAGCTCAGTGAGGAGGGCAAGCGTATGGCCAAACTGGGGCTGCACCCTCGCTATGCTCATTTGTTGTTAGCTGCTGATAGAGAATCTTGTGTGGCTGAGGCTGCCTTTGCTGCGGCCAGCGTACAGGGGGAAGGCATTTTCGTGCGTAAGGGGGGAAGTGAATTTGGCAGAAATGCCTTCGTCTATGATGAGGATGGATCTGATTTTGAGAGCGAATGGCGTGCCTTCGACTCTGCTAGACGGATGAATTTTGACCCCAGGCGTTGTAATGACTTGGGGATTTCAGGTCGTGGATCTCGTGAAGTCATGATGAATCTCGAACAGCTGCGAGCAGTTTGTAAACGGGCGGGGCTGAATTGGCACGAGGTTGATTTCTCGAAGAACCAAGAAGCATTTAGCCGGACGATGCTGGCTGCCTTCAGTGACCGCCTGGCTATTCGCCTGAACAAAGGGACTCTGGCCTGTAGGCTCAGTGGGGGGAGGAAAGGCAAGCTCGATGCGGAGAGTGCTGTGAAGGGACAGGAGGTCTTTCTGGTCACGGAAATGAGAGAAGTCGATGGCAAGGAGGTGGTCGTCTACCTGAATCGCTGTGTGGGCGTCACGCTGGACGCTGTGAAGAAGATGTTTCCGGATGATTTCAGGGAGGTGGATCAGGCTGTCTATGATGAGACGATCCGAAGGGTGGTCAGGCGCTCTGAGACGAGGTTTCGGGATCTAGTGATTACGAGTAAGGATGGAGGGGAACCCGATGCCGAGGCTGCAGCGTTCTTGCTGGCTGAAAGGGTTGCTAATGGCGAGCTGAAGCTGAAGAAATGGGGAGCTGAAGCTGAGCAGTGGATTGCCCGCCTGCTCTGTTTGCGTGATTGGATGCCTGAACTGGAATTGCCGGGCTTTGATGAGGAGGATCGCGCCATTGCCTTTGAGCAAATTTGTGAGGGGGCTCTCGGCTACAAGGATATCAAGGACAGGGAGGTAATGCCGGCTTTACGTGGATGGCTGTCAGCAGCTCAGACTGCCGCCTTGGACGCTTACGCTCCGGTGAAAATCAAACTAGCGAACGGGCAGATGACCAAGGTGCGCTATGAAGTGGGAAAACCGCCGGCAATTTCCATGCAGGTTCAGCGGCTTTTCGGTGTCAAAGAATCTCCAAGCTTGGCTGGTGGTGCCGTGAAGGTGCTGGTGAATATCTGTGCCCCGAATCAACGGCCTTGGCAAATGACTCAAGACCTCGCTGGATTCTGGGAATCTGGCTTTGAGCAGATGAGGAAAGACTTGGGCGGCCGCTACCCTAAGCACAAGTGGACTTTGGATTAA
- a CDS encoding ribonuclease III domain-containing protein, whose translation MAAPKKKDEAITIEREEAWIGDAVLALYVREWILQEHGAMDGEMFVRFTSNDFLRCAGNPTSVEAEIGRVYKENGLQAGFDWIAENLYPKFLEKEKQYQRHVATQLPRKLRKQKKK comes from the coding sequence ATGGCAGCACCGAAGAAAAAAGACGAAGCTATCACGATCGAACGCGAAGAAGCCTGGATTGGCGACGCCGTTCTGGCCCTCTATGTCCGTGAGTGGATCCTCCAAGAGCATGGAGCCATGGATGGCGAGATGTTTGTCCGCTTTACCTCCAATGACTTTCTTCGCTGCGCGGGTAACCCCACTTCTGTAGAGGCCGAAATCGGCCGCGTCTACAAAGAGAACGGCCTACAGGCCGGGTTCGACTGGATTGCTGAAAACCTCTACCCGAAGTTCCTCGAGAAAGAGAAGCAATACCAGCGCCATGTGGCGACCCAGCTCCCTCGTAAACTCCGCAAACAGAAGAAGAAGTAG